The following are encoded in a window of Halosolutus halophilus genomic DNA:
- a CDS encoding zinc-binding dehydrogenase: protein MQAVKITEHGDTDVIEYGDYPDPEIGRDEVLVDVKAGALNHLDVWVRRGLPTLDLEMPHVPGSDAAGVVEETGPDVTRFDEGDRVALTAGVNCGECEFCRHGDPTLCVNFHLIGEHVTGVHSEYAAIPEDNLIPVPEGVDWVTAGASSLVFQTAWRMLIDRADIESGEKVLVLGASGGVGHAAVQIADYAGAEVYATGSTEEKLAHATDLGADHVVNYEEQNFASWVREETGGRGVDVVVDYIGAGTWRDSIKSLAKNGRLVTCGGTAGPNPETDIPRIFWNQLQIIGSTMGTPGQVDDVMELVWDGTFEPAIREVMPMSETPRAHEMIEGREGFGKVVVRPDSEL, encoded by the coding sequence ATGCAAGCGGTCAAGATCACCGAACACGGCGACACGGACGTCATCGAGTACGGCGACTATCCCGATCCCGAGATCGGCCGGGACGAGGTCCTGGTCGACGTGAAGGCGGGAGCGCTGAACCACCTCGACGTCTGGGTTCGCCGTGGGCTGCCGACGCTCGACCTCGAGATGCCGCACGTCCCGGGCAGCGACGCGGCCGGGGTCGTCGAGGAAACCGGTCCCGACGTCACCCGGTTCGATGAGGGCGATCGGGTCGCGCTCACCGCCGGGGTCAACTGCGGCGAGTGCGAGTTCTGTCGCCACGGGGATCCGACGCTCTGTGTCAACTTCCACCTGATCGGCGAACACGTCACCGGGGTCCACTCCGAGTACGCGGCGATCCCCGAGGACAACCTGATCCCCGTCCCCGAGGGCGTCGACTGGGTCACTGCGGGGGCCTCGTCGCTCGTCTTCCAGACCGCCTGGCGGATGCTGATCGATCGGGCGGACATCGAGTCCGGCGAAAAGGTCCTCGTCCTCGGGGCGAGCGGCGGCGTCGGGCACGCCGCCGTCCAGATCGCCGACTACGCCGGTGCGGAGGTGTACGCGACGGGGAGCACCGAAGAAAAGCTCGCTCACGCGACCGATCTCGGTGCGGATCACGTCGTCAACTACGAGGAGCAGAACTTCGCGAGCTGGGTTCGCGAGGAGACCGGCGGCCGCGGCGTCGACGTCGTCGTCGACTACATCGGAGCCGGCACCTGGCGCGATTCGATCAAGAGCCTGGCGAAGAACGGTCGGCTGGTCACCTGCGGCGGGACCGCCGGGCCGAACCCCGAGACGGACATTCCGCGGATCTTCTGGAACCAGTTGCAGATCATCGGCTCGACCATGGGGACGCCGGGTCAGGTCGACGACGTGATGGAACTCGTCTGGGACGGCACCTTCGAACCCGCGATCCGCGAGGTGATGCCGATGAGCGAGACGCCACGCGCCCACGAGATGATCGAGGGCCGCGAGGGCTTCGGTAAGGTCGTCGTGCGACCCGATAGCGAACTGTAG
- a CDS encoding diacylglycerol/lipid kinase family protein: MNRSMGPDGANERVLVLNPVSGSEDHVDDVIELAAKHGFEIRKTEDSGDAKRMARDAAPDADLVAAVGGDGTLNEVVNGIAAANAFDATTVAVVPTGTGNNFATNVGIQGIEHAFSVIENGRRRSIDIGIANDRVFVNSCVGGVTAEASSETTSESKQELGVLAYVKNTLKTIGSFDSLPLRVETAAGPNGKVARTWEGEALFVLVGNCRRFTGTRAAQANVEDGLFEVTIVEDAATTNLLGGAALEGLFGADSTHIVRRRTPSLVLESRRDAVEYSLDGEMLETQTLHLETNAETLTVAVGDGYRPNPDGGDLWPISVSGDGDR; the protein is encoded by the coding sequence ATGAATCGCAGCATGGGACCCGACGGAGCGAACGAACGCGTTCTCGTCCTCAATCCCGTAAGCGGGAGCGAGGACCACGTCGACGACGTGATCGAACTCGCAGCCAAGCACGGCTTCGAGATTCGAAAGACCGAGGATAGCGGTGACGCGAAGCGCATGGCCCGTGACGCCGCGCCCGACGCCGACCTCGTCGCCGCGGTCGGCGGCGACGGGACCCTCAACGAGGTCGTCAACGGGATCGCTGCCGCGAACGCGTTCGACGCGACGACCGTCGCCGTCGTCCCCACCGGGACGGGGAACAACTTCGCGACGAACGTCGGGATCCAGGGGATCGAACACGCGTTTTCCGTGATCGAGAACGGCCGACGCCGATCGATCGACATCGGAATTGCGAACGACCGGGTCTTCGTCAACTCCTGTGTCGGGGGCGTCACCGCCGAAGCGAGCAGCGAGACGACCTCGGAGAGCAAACAGGAGTTGGGCGTGCTCGCGTACGTCAAGAACACCCTGAAGACGATCGGGTCGTTCGACTCGCTCCCGCTACGGGTGGAGACGGCCGCGGGACCGAACGGGAAAGTGGCACGGACCTGGGAGGGCGAGGCTCTGTTCGTCCTGGTCGGAAACTGCCGGCGGTTCACCGGGACGCGCGCTGCGCAGGCCAACGTCGAGGACGGCCTGTTCGAGGTGACGATCGTCGAAGACGCCGCGACGACCAATCTGCTCGGCGGTGCGGCCCTCGAGGGGCTGTTCGGCGCGGACAGCACGCACATCGTCCGGCGGCGGACGCCATCGCTCGTTCTCGAGAGCCGTCGGGACGCCGTCGAGTACAGTCTCGACGGGGAAATGCTCGAGACCCAGACGCTGCACCTCGAGACGAACGCGGAGACGCTCACGGTCGCCGTCGGGGACGGCTATCGACCGAATCCCGACGGCGGCGATCTGTGGCCGATCTCGGTATCGGGCGACGGCGATCGGTGA
- a CDS encoding Lrp/AsnC family transcriptional regulator, with protein sequence MDDLDRQILDILRRDARTPYTEIADEVGTSEGTVRNRVERMMDDDVIERFTISTRTGNVKAMLEIGVAVDVDTKAVSERMAEWEEVDFVWMVSGEQDIVLVVDAADTRGVNDLITQARDQDEVVSTKTRLILDEQLG encoded by the coding sequence ATGGACGACCTGGACCGACAGATCCTCGATATCCTCCGTCGTGACGCCCGGACGCCGTACACGGAGATCGCAGACGAGGTCGGAACGAGCGAAGGCACCGTCCGCAACCGCGTCGAGCGAATGATGGACGACGACGTCATCGAACGCTTTACGATCTCGACCCGGACGGGCAACGTCAAGGCGATGCTCGAAATCGGCGTCGCGGTCGACGTCGATACGAAGGCGGTCTCCGAACGGATGGCCGAGTGGGAAGAGGTCGACTTCGTCTGGATGGTCTCGGGCGAACAGGACATCGTGCTCGTCGTCGACGCCGCGGACACGCGCGGCGTGAACGATCTCATCACGCAGGCCCGCGACCAGGACGAGGTCGTGAGCACGAAGACGCGCCTGATTCTGGACGAGCAACTCGGCTGA
- a CDS encoding NUDIX hydrolase, whose translation MSTPEDLPHENAAQDVIAVDEDDTELNLVNRLEAHTGDGIRHRAFTSLVFDEEDNILLAQRAPGKRLWGTYWDGTVASHPVEGQSQEQATRQRLREELGITPDQYDDLRLTDRFEYKRYFENAGVEHEVCAVLQLTLTDTTLDPDEEEVAGLMWVPYERLHSNPEWYRQLRLCPWFEIAMRRDVRSD comes from the coding sequence ATGAGCACGCCGGAGGACCTCCCGCACGAGAACGCAGCGCAGGACGTCATCGCCGTCGACGAAGACGACACCGAACTCAACCTCGTCAACCGCCTCGAGGCCCACACGGGTGACGGCATCCGTCATCGAGCGTTCACCTCGCTCGTGTTCGACGAGGAGGACAACATCCTGCTCGCCCAGCGTGCCCCGGGGAAACGCCTCTGGGGAACGTACTGGGACGGCACCGTCGCCTCTCACCCGGTCGAGGGACAGAGTCAGGAACAGGCGACCCGCCAGCGCCTCCGGGAAGAACTCGGGATCACGCCCGACCAGTACGACGACCTGCGCCTGACCGATCGCTTCGAGTACAAGCGCTACTTCGAGAACGCGGGCGTCGAACACGAGGTCTGTGCCGTCCTGCAACTCACGCTGACGGACACGACGCTCGATCCCGACGAGGAGGAGGTCGCCGGCCTCATGTGGGTCCCCTACGAGCGCCTGCACTCGAACCCCGAGTGGTACCGCCAGTTGCGTCTCTGCCCGTGGTTCGAGATCGCGATGCGGCGGGACGTCCGTTCGGACTGA
- a CDS encoding PHP domain-containing protein, with amino-acid sequence MYAVDLHTHTRFFHGRRPLGDRFDPLGVRLLATAARRRGLDGIATTNHDYYTAFDPSPDVETLPGIEITTDRGHVLVVGPDPPAATKPGALSPREAVALAHDCDCAAIVAHPYRNSTVRELEDVPFDAIEVNGKHPRSQPLVEELAGERDLPLVGGSDAHYPFEVGRAYTVVDADRLTPESVVDAIRDGNVSARVSRSWLDRTLRRGYQAIHRRKHVIDAIERPTPGVGTPPGEDGT; translated from the coding sequence ATGTACGCCGTCGACCTGCATACGCACACGCGGTTCTTCCACGGGCGTCGCCCTCTCGGGGATCGGTTCGACCCGCTCGGCGTTCGACTGCTCGCCACGGCGGCCCGGCGTCGCGGCCTCGACGGGATCGCGACGACCAACCACGATTACTACACGGCGTTCGACCCGTCCCCGGACGTCGAAACGCTGCCGGGGATCGAGATCACGACCGATCGCGGCCACGTCCTCGTCGTCGGCCCCGATCCGCCGGCGGCGACGAAACCCGGCGCGCTCTCGCCGCGAGAGGCAGTCGCGCTGGCACACGACTGCGACTGCGCCGCGATCGTCGCCCACCCGTACCGCAACAGTACGGTGCGGGAACTCGAGGACGTCCCGTTCGACGCGATCGAGGTCAACGGTAAACACCCGCGTTCGCAACCGCTCGTCGAGGAGTTAGCCGGCGAGCGGGACCTGCCACTGGTCGGCGGCAGCGACGCCCACTACCCCTTCGAGGTGGGGCGGGCGTACACGGTCGTCGACGCCGATCGGCTCACGCCCGAGTCGGTCGTCGACGCGATCCGCGACGGGAACGTCAGCGCGCGCGTCTCCCGCTCGTGGCTCGATCGAACACTGCGCCGGGGGTATCAGGCGATTCACCGCCGCAAGCACGTGATCGACGCGATCGAACGGCCGACGCCCGGCGTGGGGACCCCGCCGGGAGAGGACGGAACCTGA